AGCAGGCGCTTGGCGAACGGGTGATGACCAACCGGGCCCCCGAGTTGCCCACTGCGGTAGCCACCGCCCAGCGTCGGGCGATCGTCGAGGGCCACTGCGGCCTGCTGCCCGAGGCGCGTCTGCCCGGTATGCTGGCCGCCCAGGTGGGGCGAGATCGGGCCATGGCCGCCGCCTTGTCTGGGTTGCCCGGCACGGCGGTGCTGATCTGCGGCGCCGGTCATGCGCGCCGGGATCTGGGTGTGGCGCGCTATCTCGAGAGGCCGGAGATGGCGCTGAGTCTGGGGCTGGTCGAGCTGCCCCCTGGCGTCGACTGGCATGACCGACTGCCGGCGAGCGTCGATGCCCGCCCGGCCTTCGACCTGGTCTGGTTCACGAAGGCGATCGAACGAGGAGACCCCTGCCGTGCCTTGCGGGCGCGCTTCGGCTGACGCGCTGACATCGTCGTCGGCCGTGAGGCGTCAGCCTCAGCGGTCGATATAGAAGCGCTGGATGAAGCTCACCTCGGCGGGGGGCGCATTACGGTCATAGCGCACCCGCAGGTCGAAGCGCATCGGCTCGTCTTCCTGGATGCGGAAGGTGGCCAGGTGGTAGATGGCGTTGTCCTCATGCACGGTGCGAAAGGCCAGCGGCTGCGACTGACCGGCGAGATTGCCCACCGTGCCGTCCACCGACGCCGATACCGGGCGGGTGGTCCCGTCGTCCCGTTCCTCGCGCACGCTGACGTTCAGCAGGGCCTGCACCCGGCTGCGCTGAATGTCGTTGGCCGCCGCCACTTCCGGGGTGAGGAAGCTGGTGCTCACCGCGTTGTAGTGGATCTGGTAGCGGCCGATGCGCTCGAATTGCTCGGCCTGAGCCGTTCCCGCGCCCAGCGCGGCCCCGACCAGCAGGGCCAGGCCCAGCAGCCAGGCCGCTCCTCGGCGGCCCTTGCGGATAGCCTTCACCATGATGTCGCCTCCCTGACAGCGAGCCTCGTTGAGGGTCAGGCGTTGTCCGCGCGGGTGACGCGGAAGATCGCCGTTTCACCGAACAGGTTCGGCCACAGTCGCGAGCTCCAGTGCCCCTCGTGCTCGCCGTTGCCCACCGCCTGGTCGGTAATGATCAGACCCTTGTCGCGGCACAGGCGTTCAAAGTCGTTGAAGGTCGAGAGGTGAATGTTGGGGGTGTCGTACCAGGCATGGGGCAGCGACTTGGACACCGGCATGTAGCCCTTGAAGCCCAGGTACAGACGATGACGCCAGTAGGCGAAGTTGGGGAAGGTGATGATGCATTCCCCGGCGACCCGGAGCATCTCGTCGAGCATCCTGTCCGGGCGACGCAGCGCCTGCAGGGCCTGAGTCATGATCACCAGGTCGTAGGCGTTGTCGTCGACGTTGGCCAGGCCCTCGTCGAGGTTCTGCTCGATCACGTTGACGCCCCGGGCGACGCAGGCGGTGATGTTGTCCGGGTCGATCTCCAGGCCGTAGCCGGTTACCTGCTTGTCTCGGGCCAGGGCGTCGAGCAGGGTGCCGTCGCCGCAGCCCAGGTCGAGTACACGGGCACCCTTCGGCACCCAGCCGTGAATCAGTTTCAGATCGGCGCGCATCACAAGCCCTCCAGCTTGAGGTCCCGAGCCACCCGCGCCATGAAGCCCGCGAAGACCGCCTGGTAGCGGGGCTCGGGCAGCAGGAAGGCATCATGGCCATGGGGAGAATCGATATTGGCATAGCTGACCGGCTTGTCGGCGCGCACCAGGGCATCGACCAGTTCCCGGGAGCGCCAGGGGGGGAAGCGCCAGTCGGTGGAGAAACTGACCACCAGGAAGGGGCACTGCGCCGGGGCCAGCGCCGCGGCGAGATCGCCGCCGTGAGCCGCCGCCGGGTCGAAGTAGTCCAGGGCCTTGGTCATCAGCAGGTAGGTGTTGGCGTCGAAGGATTCGGAGAAGGTGTCGCCCTGATGACGCAGGTAGGACTCCACCTGGAACTCGACGTCGAAGCCGAAGCCCAGGTCCTGGCGCAGATCGCGGCCGAACTTGGAGCCCATCGCCCGCTCGGATAGGTAGGTGATGTGGCCGACCATGCGCGCCAGCTTGAGGCCGCGCCGCGGCAGGGTGTCGTGCTCGCCGTACCAGCCATCGAAGAAGTCGGGATCGGAGCGGATCGCCTGGCGCGCGACCTCGTTGAAGGCGATGTTCTGGGCCGACAGCCGCGGGGTGGCGGCGATCACCGCGGCGTAGGCGATGCGCGCCGGGTAGGACAGCGCCCACTGCAGGACCTGCATGCCGCCGAGGCTGCCGCCGACCACCGCGGCGAAGCGTTCGATGCCGAGCCGGTCGGCGAGCCGAGCCTGGCTGTGCACCCAGTCGCTGACCGTCATCATCGGGAAGTCCGGCCCCCAGGGGCGACCGGTGTCGGGGTTCTCGGTCAGCGGTCCGGTGCTGCCGTGGCAGCCGCCCAGATTGTTGAGCGAGATCACGAAGAAACGGTCGGTATCGATGCTCTTGCCCGGGCCGATATGGGCATCCCACCAGCCGGGCTTGCGGTCGTCCTCGTGGTGACGACCGGCGGCATGATGGTGCCCGGACAGGGCGTGGCAGATCAGCACCGCGTTGGTGCCCTCGGCGTTGAGGGTGCCATAGGTCTCGTAGACCAGGGAGTAGCTCGGCAGGGTCTTGCCGCAGGCCAGGGCCAGCGGGTCGTCGAAGTGGGCCGTCTGGGGCGTCACCAGGCCGACCGAGTCGGAGGCGAGCTCGGGCATGGCGGTCTCAGTGTCCTGTCAGATGAAGATGCACGACCGCGGGGCGCGCCGCCCCGCTTGGGGTTTCGCAAGTCACGGT
The genomic region above belongs to Halomonas sp. YLGW01 and contains:
- a CDS encoding DUF4426 domain-containing protein encodes the protein MVKAIRKGRRGAAWLLGLALLVGAALGAGTAQAEQFERIGRYQIHYNAVSTSFLTPEVAAANDIQRSRVQALLNVSVREERDDGTTRPVSASVDGTVGNLAGQSQPLAFRTVHEDNAIYHLATFRIQEDEPMRFDLRVRYDRNAPPAEVSFIQRFYIDR
- the metW gene encoding methionine biosynthesis protein MetW; the protein is MRADLKLIHGWVPKGARVLDLGCGDGTLLDALARDKQVTGYGLEIDPDNITACVARGVNVIEQNLDEGLANVDDNAYDLVIMTQALQALRRPDRMLDEMLRVAGECIITFPNFAYWRHRLYLGFKGYMPVSKSLPHAWYDTPNIHLSTFNDFERLCRDKGLIITDQAVGNGEHEGHWSSRLWPNLFGETAIFRVTRADNA
- a CDS encoding homoserine O-acetyltransferase, whose amino-acid sequence is MPELASDSVGLVTPQTAHFDDPLALACGKTLPSYSLVYETYGTLNAEGTNAVLICHALSGHHHAAGRHHEDDRKPGWWDAHIGPGKSIDTDRFFVISLNNLGGCHGSTGPLTENPDTGRPWGPDFPMMTVSDWVHSQARLADRLGIERFAAVVGGSLGGMQVLQWALSYPARIAYAAVIAATPRLSAQNIAFNEVARQAIRSDPDFFDGWYGEHDTLPRRGLKLARMVGHITYLSERAMGSKFGRDLRQDLGFGFDVEFQVESYLRHQGDTFSESFDANTYLLMTKALDYFDPAAAHGGDLAAALAPAQCPFLVVSFSTDWRFPPWRSRELVDALVRADKPVSYANIDSPHGHDAFLLPEPRYQAVFAGFMARVARDLKLEGL